From one Panulirus ornatus isolate Po-2019 chromosome 11, ASM3632096v1, whole genome shotgun sequence genomic stretch:
- the LOC139751515 gene encoding uncharacterized protein isoform X2, with the protein MPIFILATCWCRAYPVLQEPVYVLLRQPVSSPDHDLASAVSTHSFQDTSPEQEAADGEFSSPLSTQDLLEGGVLVPDSPLVIDALTVEDSDVGGDAVLPRLDAVTVVVEEETPVVNEAFPILETLTVMKDYPVINDGLLVAVTLTFLEDGTQAVKVASLVDSSIVTRQETPDVEAVSPMINAVAVGDPLDNVPLKKLPAQTEKLSTGRSGTPAIEDASPSVDSAPLVMATGPVADPVRAVKTVSPVAEPGPVAKVTDPVIDSVPAAKTTSLVVKPVRVSETTTHVHPVPVVKATDPVVDARAVVKATDPVADAIPVVKAADPVVDALSVVQATDPVVAPVPVAKAVAPVAAASPAVVAAAAPEPLLAPGPPMPSAATPFIGGQFHAQDEAGQYSFGHWGGPNTRVEIQDSMGRTSGSFAYVDPEGDVQIRKYAAAPGSGFRVAASDLPTDTPTAAHARAATEDLVGRPVVSKA; encoded by the exons ATGCCG ATCTTCATCCTGGCGACATGTTGGTGTCGCGCATATCCAGTGCTTCAGGAGCCCGTATACGTCCTTCTAAGGCAGCCCGTGTCCTCACCGGATCATGATCTCGCTTCAGCCGTGTCCACGCACTCCTTCCAAGACACCTCACCCGAGCAGGAGGCGGCAGACGGGGAGTTCTCGTCTCCTCTATCCACCCAAGACCTGCTGGAAGGCGGTGTTCTAGTTCCCGACTCGCCTCTTGTTATAGACGCTCTGACTGTTGAGGATtctgatgtgggtggtgatgccGTCCTTCCTCGTCTTGACGctgtgactgttgttgttgaggAAGAAACCCCGGTCGTTAATGAGGCCTTCCCTATTCTTGAGACTTTGACTGTTATGAAGGATTATCCCGTGATAAATGATGGCCTTCTTGTTGCCGTTACTTTGACCTTTCTGGAAGATGGAACTCAGGCGGTCAAGGTCGCCTCCCTTGTGGACTCTTCCATTGTCACAAGACAGGAGACCCCTGATGTCGAGGCCGTTTCTCCGATGATCAACGCCGTAGCTGTTGGGGATCCTCTGGATAACGTTCCTCTGAAGAAGCTTCCAGCTCAGACTGAGAAGTTGAGTACTGGAAGGTCTGGAACTCCAGCTATTGAGGATGCGTCACCATCTGTCGACTCTGCTCCTCTGGTGATGGCAACAGGTCCTGTTGCCGATCCCGTGCGAGCTGtgaagactgtctctcctgttgcTGAACCTGGTCCCGTTGCGAAGGTTACAGATCCTGTTATTGACTCTGTTCCAGCTGCGAAGACCACCTCTCTTGTTGTGAAACCCGTTCGCGTTTCAGAGACCACAACTCATGTTCATCCTGTCCCTGTTGTGAAGGCCACAGATCCCGTTGTTGATGCTCGCGCTGTTGTGAAGGCCACAGATCCTGTTGCTGATGCTATCCCCGTTGTGAAGGCTGCAGATCCTGTTGTTGATGCTCTCTCCGTTGTACAGGCGACAGATCCCGTTGTGGCTCCCGTCCCTGTAGCAAAAGCTGTCGCTCCCGTTGCGGCTGCCTCTCCCGCAGTAGTGGCAGCGGCCGCACCGGAGCCGCTGCTTGCTCCAGGGCCTCCCATGCCCTCAGCGGCCACACCCTTTATCGGGGGCCAGTTCCACGCTCAGGACGAGGCAGGCCAGTACTCCTTCGGCCACTGGGGAGGACCCAACACCCGGGTTGAGATACAGGACTCCATGGGGCGCACCTCTGGCAGCTTCGCCTACGTGGACCCCGAGGGCGACGTCCAGATAAGGAAGTACGCCGCGGCCCCTGGCTCTGGCTTCCGTGTGGCCGCCTCTGACCTGCCTACGGACACGCCCACGGCCGCCCACGCCCGCGCTGCCACCGAAGATCTCGTTGGCCGACCAGTTGTCAGCAAGGCTTAG
- the LOC139751514 gene encoding uncharacterized protein produces MRVLLVAVVCCCVGCPQGLPLPDTPAGAVRISPPAPVESESVPLGKSLLAIAPAENVPHPETLLKVAGSKSALVIEAAEPRPAPAMKAEEPRPAMKAEEPRPAMKAEEPRPVMKAEEPRPVMKAEEPRPVMKAEEPRPVMKAEEPRPVMKAAEPRPVMKAAEPRPVLAKEPMPAPILKAEEPRPAPILKAEKPEPVPLLKAAEPKPTPALKAEEPIPAPVLKAEPKPTPALKAEEPIPAPVLKAEPKPTPALKAEEPIPAPVLKAEPKPTPALKAEEPIPAPVLKAAAPQPAPAKKAEEPVPAPTLRTRKPSPATAAVEVKTIPVKVLVAEPEVPIATVAVDLKAPVIKAAVQIEVPEDPVLVAEAPAPSVAIPHVGGQFRSQAETGEYTFGHWGGPNTRLESRDHKGRTAGSFSYVNPDGDVQLRKYVAQDGSGFRVAASDLPRDTPAVASIKAANARLLTAIHAINSQP; encoded by the exons ATGAGAGTCCTG CTTGTGGctgtggtgtgctgctgtgtgggCTGTCCTCAGGGACTGCCCCTCCCCGATACCCCTGCTGGAGCAGTCAGGATCTCCCCACCCGCACCTGTTGAGAGTGAGTCTGTCCCACTAGGCAAGTCCCTCCTCGCCATCGCGCCCGCAGAAAATGTCCCTCATCCCGAGACGCTTCTGAAGGTGGCCGGTTCAAAATCCGCTCTGGTCATTGAGGCTGCAGAACCCAGGCCTGCCCCTGCCATGAAGGCTGAAGAACCTAGGCCTGCCATGAAGGCTGAAGAACCTAGGCCTGCCATGAAGGCTGAAGAACCTAGGCCTGTCATGAAGGCTGAAGAACCTAGGCCTGTCATGAAGGCTGAGGAACCTAGGCCTGTCATGAAGGCTGAGGAACCTAGGCCTGTCATGAAGGCTGAGGAACCTAGGCCTGTCATGAAGGCGGCGGAACCTAGGCCTGTCATGAAGGCAGCAGAACCTAGGCCTGTCCTTGCTAAAGAACCCATGCCAGCCCCTATCCTGAAGGCAGAGGAACCCAGGCCTGCCCCTATCCTGAAGGCAGAAAAACCTGAACCAGTCCCTCTCCTGAAGGCCGCAGAACCTAAACCTACCCCAGCTCTGAAGGCTGAAGAACCTATCCCTGCTCCTGTCCTGAAGGCGGAACCCAAACCTACCCCAGCCCTGAAGGCTGAAGAACCAATCCCTGCTCCTGTCCTGAAGGCTGAACCCAAACCTACCCCTGCTCTGAAGGCTGAGGAACCTATCCCTGCTCCTGTCCTGAAGGCTGAACCCAAACCTACCCCTGCTCTGAAGGCTGAGGAACCTATCCCTGCTCCTGTCCTGAAGGCTGCAGCACCACAGCCTGCTCCTGCCAAGAAGGCTGAGGAACCCGTGCCCGCCCCTACTTTGAGGACCAGGAAACCTTCCCCAGCCACGGCAGCCGTCGAAGTCAAGACCATCCCCGTCAAGGTGCTTGTTGCAGAGCCCGaagttcccatcgccaccgtcgCTGTAGACCTGAAGGCTCCTGTGATAAAGGCGGCGGTACAAATCGAAGTCCCCGAAGACCCAGTGCTCGTCGCTGAGGCACCCGCACCTTCAGTGGCCATCCCCCACGTCGGGGGTCAGTTCCGCTCCCAGGCTGAGACCGGGGAGTACACCTTCGGCCACTGGGGAGGCCCCAACACCCGCCTGGAGTCACGCGATCACAAGGGACGCACCGCCGGCAGCTTCTCCTACGTCAACCCCGACGGCGACGTCCAGCTGAGGAAGTACGTCGCTCAGGATGGCTCCGGCTTCCGTGTGGCCGCCTCCGACCTGCCCAGAGACACGCCAGCCGTCGCTAGCATCAAAGCCGCCAACGCCCGTCTCCTCACCGCTATACACGCTATCAACAGCCAGCCTTAA
- the LOC139751112 gene encoding uncharacterized protein, with the protein MKLLVLFLAAACSAAPQILPQVNRPVIVDSGAARPAVSNIPEPGIKFTRYGVPIQSPTPVQYAVPPSPAGISSDPMLAPNPPMPSPDVPYVGGKYHAQDEMGQYSFRHWGGSNTRTESRDFTGRTSGSFAYVNPDGDVQVRKYGASPITGFKVAASDLPKDTPAVAMIKDVLAKAHEDARRLSAKTA; encoded by the exons ATGAAGCTGCTG GTGTTGTTCCTGGCTGCCGCCTGTTCCGCTGCACCGCAGATCCTCCCACAGGTCAACAGACCCGTCATCGTCGACAGCGGAGCCGCAAGACCAGCCGTCTCCAACATCCCAGAGCCTGGCATCAAATTCACCCGGTACGGCGTCCCCATCCAGAGCCCAACCCCAGTCCAGTATGCAGTCCCACCCTCCCCAGCGGGTATCTCTAGCGACCCTATGCTCGCCCCTAACCCACCCATGCCCTCACCAGATGTGCCCTACGTTGGAGGCAAGTACCACGCCCAGGACGAGATGGGTCAGTACTCCTTCCGTCACTGGGGAGGTTCCAACACCAGAACGGAGTCACGCGACTTCACTGGACGCACATCTGGGAGCTTCGCCTACGTCAACCCTGACGGAGACGTGCAGGTGAGGAAGTACGGCGCTTCCCCCATCACGGGCTTCAAAGTAGCGGCTTCAGACTTGCCGAAGGACACCCCAGCCGTGGCCATGATCAAGGATGTACTCGCCAAGGCTCATGAAGATGCCAGGAGGCTCTCGGCAAAAACAGCCTAA
- the LOC139751515 gene encoding uncharacterized protein isoform X1 has product MRALIFILATCWCRAYPVLQEPVYVLLRQPVSSPDHDLASAVSTHSFQDTSPEQEAADGEFSSPLSTQDLLEGGVLVPDSPLVIDALTVEDSDVGGDAVLPRLDAVTVVVEEETPVVNEAFPILETLTVMKDYPVINDGLLVAVTLTFLEDGTQAVKVASLVDSSIVTRQETPDVEAVSPMINAVAVGDPLDNVPLKKLPAQTEKLSTGRSGTPAIEDASPSVDSAPLVMATGPVADPVRAVKTVSPVAEPGPVAKVTDPVIDSVPAAKTTSLVVKPVRVSETTTHVHPVPVVKATDPVVDARAVVKATDPVADAIPVVKAADPVVDALSVVQATDPVVAPVPVAKAVAPVAAASPAVVAAAAPEPLLAPGPPMPSAATPFIGGQFHAQDEAGQYSFGHWGGPNTRVEIQDSMGRTSGSFAYVDPEGDVQIRKYAAAPGSGFRVAASDLPTDTPTAAHARAATEDLVGRPVVSKA; this is encoded by the exons ATGAGAGCTCTG ATCTTCATCCTGGCGACATGTTGGTGTCGCGCATATCCAGTGCTTCAGGAGCCCGTATACGTCCTTCTAAGGCAGCCCGTGTCCTCACCGGATCATGATCTCGCTTCAGCCGTGTCCACGCACTCCTTCCAAGACACCTCACCCGAGCAGGAGGCGGCAGACGGGGAGTTCTCGTCTCCTCTATCCACCCAAGACCTGCTGGAAGGCGGTGTTCTAGTTCCCGACTCGCCTCTTGTTATAGACGCTCTGACTGTTGAGGATtctgatgtgggtggtgatgccGTCCTTCCTCGTCTTGACGctgtgactgttgttgttgaggAAGAAACCCCGGTCGTTAATGAGGCCTTCCCTATTCTTGAGACTTTGACTGTTATGAAGGATTATCCCGTGATAAATGATGGCCTTCTTGTTGCCGTTACTTTGACCTTTCTGGAAGATGGAACTCAGGCGGTCAAGGTCGCCTCCCTTGTGGACTCTTCCATTGTCACAAGACAGGAGACCCCTGATGTCGAGGCCGTTTCTCCGATGATCAACGCCGTAGCTGTTGGGGATCCTCTGGATAACGTTCCTCTGAAGAAGCTTCCAGCTCAGACTGAGAAGTTGAGTACTGGAAGGTCTGGAACTCCAGCTATTGAGGATGCGTCACCATCTGTCGACTCTGCTCCTCTGGTGATGGCAACAGGTCCTGTTGCCGATCCCGTGCGAGCTGtgaagactgtctctcctgttgcTGAACCTGGTCCCGTTGCGAAGGTTACAGATCCTGTTATTGACTCTGTTCCAGCTGCGAAGACCACCTCTCTTGTTGTGAAACCCGTTCGCGTTTCAGAGACCACAACTCATGTTCATCCTGTCCCTGTTGTGAAGGCCACAGATCCCGTTGTTGATGCTCGCGCTGTTGTGAAGGCCACAGATCCTGTTGCTGATGCTATCCCCGTTGTGAAGGCTGCAGATCCTGTTGTTGATGCTCTCTCCGTTGTACAGGCGACAGATCCCGTTGTGGCTCCCGTCCCTGTAGCAAAAGCTGTCGCTCCCGTTGCGGCTGCCTCTCCCGCAGTAGTGGCAGCGGCCGCACCGGAGCCGCTGCTTGCTCCAGGGCCTCCCATGCCCTCAGCGGCCACACCCTTTATCGGGGGCCAGTTCCACGCTCAGGACGAGGCAGGCCAGTACTCCTTCGGCCACTGGGGAGGACCCAACACCCGGGTTGAGATACAGGACTCCATGGGGCGCACCTCTGGCAGCTTCGCCTACGTGGACCCCGAGGGCGACGTCCAGATAAGGAAGTACGCCGCGGCCCCTGGCTCTGGCTTCCGTGTGGCCGCCTCTGACCTGCCTACGGACACGCCCACGGCCGCCCACGCCCGCGCTGCCACCGAAGATCTCGTTGGCCGACCAGTTGTCAGCAAGGCTTAG